From one Nitrospirota bacterium genomic stretch:
- a CDS encoding CsgG/HfaB family protein, protein MRRTIAILAMTMLIATTLSGCATESSQALGTSKVNSANVAYEGPKTPLVVGKFDNRSSFMRGLFSDGVDRLGGQAKTILITHLQQANRFLVMDRDNMQEIEFESNLSGKTQKLKGADFVITGDVTEFGRKETGDTQLFGILGRGKTQVAYSKVSLNVVKAETSEVIFSVQGAGEYALSNREVVGFGGTASYDSTLNGKVLDLAIREAVNRLVEGIDTGKWKINANR, encoded by the coding sequence ACCCTTTCTGGTTGCGCTACGGAAAGTTCTCAGGCACTCGGCACCTCAAAGGTAAATTCTGCCAACGTTGCATACGAAGGCCCCAAAACGCCGCTCGTTGTCGGGAAGTTCGACAATCGATCAAGCTTCATGCGGGGTCTGTTCTCCGATGGCGTTGATCGATTAGGCGGTCAGGCCAAGACCATTCTCATCACACACCTCCAGCAGGCTAACCGCTTTCTCGTAATGGATCGCGACAATATGCAGGAAATCGAGTTTGAATCCAATTTGAGCGGAAAGACGCAAAAGCTCAAAGGAGCGGATTTCGTCATTACCGGAGATGTTACGGAATTCGGCCGCAAGGAAACCGGCGATACCCAGCTGTTTGGAATTCTTGGCCGCGGAAAAACTCAAGTTGCTTACTCAAAGGTCAGTCTTAACGTCGTTAAAGCCGAAACCTCGGAAGTGATCTTCTCGGTGCAGGGTGCCGGTGAGTATGCGCTGTCAAACCGTGAAGTTGTTGGGTTCGGCGGCACCGCAAGTTACGACTCTACCCTCAATGGCAAAGTGCTTGACCTTGCCATCCGTGAAGCGGTCAATCGATTGGTCGAGGGTATTGATACGGGCAAATGGAAAATTAACGCGAATCGTTGA